One window from the genome of Chloroherpetonaceae bacterium encodes:
- a CDS encoding PKD domain-containing protein, producing the protein MKRFRHRFLILGISFLLFSSSQLLSQDDTQQYNVKVSGIRTDPSFLFAEISDESLEAARNAAKKLVIEQIVQNVFSQSNLESKQVNGEYTESYSMTVRSTSRLNLQGLRFIDGGKQNDGKYKAFAFIKLSDVEASFNDVAEQLRGVILTAEQVEKNLGLSKSIDQYLRAYLQSFYSPKPIKYKSELQNVEFPDARAFLDLKLKLYFSQIDIKVLANNIEESGTERTSAFTIPVELYYRNQPVEKLFAKLESQDSPQITVIDGKGKFTLYGDPDAPKKEFRLKLIPYLDKKSLPPDMLENFESERFIDQRRLQIEFSKIVNIDFSAEINEFNVVFTPILKHVSLLPDGINWDFGDGNTSKTFKASTRYAKPGVYKVTLTVNNIKDFKVTKEIEVKANASEGVDIIAVPKIQLPPILASLSPVTSADSVFSVLTELKNKGKITFGRQTDFSNTDRCVVIVVNPKEKKLSTIFTDLQTDKTRKDFFTGESLQDVKEKTKGMQAIWVQIN; encoded by the coding sequence ATGAAACGATTTCGACATCGATTTTTAATCCTTGGCATTTCTTTTCTTCTATTTTCATCCTCTCAATTGTTATCACAAGATGATACTCAGCAATACAATGTTAAGGTAAGCGGCATTCGAACTGACCCGTCTTTTCTTTTTGCTGAAATAAGTGATGAAAGTTTGGAAGCCGCAAGAAACGCTGCAAAGAAACTCGTTATAGAACAGATTGTGCAAAATGTTTTTTCACAATCCAATCTTGAATCGAAGCAAGTAAACGGTGAATACACCGAAAGTTACAGTATGACGGTGCGTTCCACTTCGCGATTAAATCTTCAAGGCCTAAGGTTTATAGATGGTGGTAAACAAAACGATGGAAAGTATAAGGCTTTTGCTTTCATAAAGCTTTCAGACGTAGAAGCGTCATTTAATGATGTTGCGGAACAATTACGTGGCGTGATACTTACCGCTGAGCAAGTTGAAAAAAATCTTGGGCTGAGTAAATCAATTGATCAATACCTTCGAGCTTATCTTCAATCCTTTTATTCCCCTAAACCAATCAAGTATAAAAGTGAACTTCAAAATGTTGAGTTTCCTGATGCACGAGCTTTTTTGGATTTAAAGTTAAAGCTTTATTTCTCACAAATTGATATTAAGGTTCTTGCCAATAATATTGAAGAAAGCGGGACGGAGAGAACCTCGGCTTTTACAATTCCTGTTGAACTTTATTATCGAAATCAACCGGTTGAAAAGCTTTTTGCGAAGCTTGAAAGCCAAGATTCCCCGCAAATAACGGTGATTGATGGCAAGGGAAAATTTACACTTTATGGTGACCCGGACGCGCCAAAGAAAGAATTTCGGTTGAAACTTATTCCGTATTTAGATAAAAAATCACTCCCACCCGATATGTTGGAGAATTTTGAATCGGAGCGTTTTATCGATCAGAGAAGACTTCAAATTGAATTTTCAAAAATAGTAAACATTGATTTTTCTGCAGAAATAAATGAGTTCAATGTGGTTTTTACCCCAATATTAAAACACGTGAGTCTTTTGCCTGATGGAATCAATTGGGATTTTGGAGACGGGAATACGTCAAAGACGTTTAAGGCATCAACGCGTTATGCAAAACCGGGTGTTTATAAAGTCACCCTAACGGTGAATAACATTAAAGACTTTAAGGTTACAAAAGAGATTGAAGTCAAAGCAAATGCCTCAGAGGGGGTTGACATTATTGCCGTTCCAAAAATTCAATTGCCACCAATATTGGCGTCGCTTAGCCCGGTTACTTCGGCGGATTCAGTTTTTTCAGTTCTCACTGAATTGAAAAATAAAGGTAAAATTACTTTTGGAAGGCAAACCGATTTCTCCAACACCGATCGATGTGTGGTTATTGTGGTTAATCCAAAAGAAAAAAAATTAAGCACCATTTTCACTGATTTGCAGACAGATAAAACCCGAAAAGATTTTTTTACCGGTGAATCACTTCAGGATGTTAAGGAAAAAACAAAAGGCATGCAGGCAATTTGGGTTCAAATTAATTAA
- a CDS encoding SGNH/GDSL hydrolase family protein, which translates to MAKRHSLYIQSFFSIILAIGLLGCQDTPTSPSIDNFGDPGTGELGTFDASRYVALGNSITAGFLSGSLYESGQFYSYPAIIARQAHGNGEVGSGTSKFQMPLVAEPGSPGRIELAGYTSTGSPITSTNPNTTLTLKNSALSRPYNNLAIPGIVMADAWGAFTASNSFSRSALIDPVLRNPLLGNTSPVQQARAVLQPQTGNKLVTFWLGNNDVLGYATSGGVSPTAPTNVATFNFALDSALRVAKVDANTRIILGNIPDVTAIPFFTTISANFRTLLTINRIDSVVYQRGPGPGANPAMGTPTWLRTRDVGVRGLVLLTGGTAIQQVGSTARTFARGYWAGILRAAISNITTLPTNVQDSLILANLGINTGAPFGLSVSNPIPNQFILDDGELTIARTAVTNFNNAIRAQVPSRADGLVDVNALFNGIVGAGGIWSDGEFLKTALGSGGLFTMDGVHPSPKAHGVVANEFIKVINRLFTANIPLVRTRSIPDGIVRAGQGASIPTLTIGEESPIESFKNYNPETLKSTLEAVGGVQ; encoded by the coding sequence GGTACTGGGGAACTTGGTACTTTCGATGCTTCGCGGTATGTCGCATTGGGAAATAGTATCACGGCGGGTTTTCTTTCAGGCTCATTGTATGAATCCGGGCAATTTTATAGTTATCCGGCTATTATCGCTCGTCAAGCACACGGAAATGGAGAAGTGGGCAGTGGCACTTCGAAGTTTCAAATGCCTTTAGTTGCCGAGCCCGGCTCACCCGGAAGAATCGAGCTTGCAGGCTACACTTCAACCGGTTCACCAATAACATCAACAAATCCGAATACTACTCTTACGCTGAAGAATTCAGCATTAAGCCGTCCTTATAACAATCTTGCAATACCCGGAATTGTAATGGCAGATGCTTGGGGCGCTTTTACGGCAAGCAATAGTTTCTCGAGATCCGCTCTAATTGACCCTGTATTAAGAAATCCTTTGCTGGGAAATACCTCGCCGGTTCAACAAGCAAGAGCCGTTTTACAACCGCAAACCGGAAATAAATTGGTTACTTTTTGGCTTGGGAATAATGATGTCTTGGGATATGCAACCAGCGGCGGTGTATCTCCAACCGCGCCAACGAATGTTGCAACATTTAATTTTGCTCTAGATTCTGCCCTTCGTGTGGCGAAAGTGGATGCCAATACTCGAATAATTCTTGGAAATATTCCAGATGTAACGGCTATTCCTTTTTTCACAACGATTTCTGCAAATTTTAGAACATTATTAACAATTAATAGAATCGATAGTGTGGTTTACCAACGCGGCCCCGGGCCGGGAGCAAATCCTGCAATGGGAACGCCGACTTGGCTTCGCACGCGTGATGTTGGCGTTCGCGGATTAGTCTTGCTCACAGGTGGTACTGCCATTCAGCAAGTTGGTTCAACCGCAAGAACTTTTGCGCGCGGTTATTGGGCCGGTATTTTGAGAGCTGCGATTTCGAATATCACAACGCTTCCTACCAACGTTCAAGACTCACTGATTTTGGCAAATCTTGGAATTAATACCGGAGCTCCATTTGGGCTTTCAGTGTCTAACCCGATTCCTAACCAATTTATTTTGGATGATGGTGAACTTACTATTGCCCGTACAGCCGTAACGAATTTTAATAATGCCATTCGTGCACAAGTCCCTTCAAGAGCCGATGGGCTTGTGGATGTAAATGCGCTCTTCAATGGCATTGTTGGTGCCGGCGGAATTTGGAGTGATGGTGAATTCTTGAAAACTGCTTTAGGTTCCGGTGGCTTATTTACAATGGATGGGGTACATCCTTCGCCGAAAGCACACGGGGTGGTGGCGAACGAATTTATCAAAGTCATTAATCGCCTTTTTACTGCAAATATTCCGCTCGTGAGAACCCGCTCTATTCCCGATGGCATTGTCAGAGCAGGGCAGGGGGCTTCAATTCCGACATTGACAATTGGAGAAGAATCACCGATTGAATCGTTCAAAAATTACAATCCCGAAACACTCAAGAGCACGCTCGAAGCGGTGGGTGGAGTTCAATAA